One window from the genome of Pseudomonadota bacterium encodes:
- a CDS encoding DUF488 family protein, which translates to MAIRIVMLGTARNEGEGTRIGTVRRPPRGVPKPEFVSQNWYDVWFPNLAPSAETMKLGQEANTPAQWAAFVKKYRAEMATTEISRTLDLLAVLSHQSNFSVGCYCEDEARCHRSVLRELLAERGAKIE; encoded by the coding sequence ATGGCCATTAGAATCGTCATGTTAGGCACAGCGCGAAACGAAGGCGAGGGCACTCGCATTGGAACTGTGCGTCGTCCGCCAAGGGGGGTGCCAAAACCCGAGTTCGTATCACAAAATTGGTACGACGTGTGGTTTCCAAATCTCGCTCCGAGCGCTGAAACCATGAAGCTTGGGCAAGAGGCAAATACGCCCGCCCAGTGGGCTGCTTTCGTCAAGAAATATCGAGCCGAGATGGCAACCACGGAAATCAGCCGAACACTTGATCTGTTGGCAGTACTTTCACATCAGAGCAATTTCTCTGTCGGATGCTACTGCGAGGATGAAGCACGCTGCCATCGGTCGGTGCTGAGAGAACTATTGGCCGAGAGGGGCGCAAAGATTGAATGA
- a CDS encoding 4Fe-4S binding protein: QLKSNHEACKHCHACTEHCPMSLPVEEMVNNKSMENAECILCGTCVDVCKQGAITYDWGTERGHR, translated from the coding sequence GCAATTAAAGTCAAACCATGAAGCCTGTAAGCATTGTCACGCCTGTACTGAACACTGTCCGATGAGCCTTCCGGTAGAGGAAATGGTTAATAACAAAAGTATGGAAAATGCGGAATGCATTCTCTGTGGCACCTGTGTTGATGTTTGCAAACAAGGCGCAATAACATATGATTGGGGGACCGAACGGGGACATAGGTAA